The Nitrospira tepida genome includes a window with the following:
- a CDS encoding J domain-containing protein, with amino-acid sequence MSANDYYAVLGVDRGESLQGIQAAYRRLAKQCHPDHAGMEGKEQFQAIQEAYEVLSDPGKRKEYDASIERRRRIRGSGGIGPEPVASTQQPSRFRGPEPLVRPSVHAEEIEDIAAPVSVRCRFCHGFRSGPGLSCPFCHGFDAMEREMTEFMMRCLSTFRFPRF; translated from the coding sequence GTGAGCGCCAACGACTACTATGCGGTCCTAGGAGTCGATCGCGGAGAAAGTCTCCAAGGCATCCAAGCTGCGTATCGCAGGTTGGCCAAGCAGTGCCATCCCGATCATGCGGGCATGGAAGGAAAAGAACAGTTTCAAGCCATCCAGGAGGCGTACGAAGTCTTGTCCGATCCGGGAAAAAGGAAAGAGTACGACGCCAGTATCGAGCGACGGCGCCGAATCAGAGGTTCAGGCGGCATCGGACCTGAACCGGTTGCATCCACCCAACAGCCGTCGCGGTTTCGCGGTCCGGAGCCGCTCGTCAGACCGTCTGTCCATGCGGAAGAGATCGAAGATATCGCGGCTCCTGTCTCGGTTCGTTGCAGGTTCTGTCATGGCTTCAGGAGCGGCCCGGGACTTTCATGCCCATTCTGCCATGGATTCGATGCCATGGAACGCGAGATGACGGAGTTTATGATGCGGTGCCTGAGCACGTTTCGTTTCCCGCGGTTTTAG
- a CDS encoding BON domain-containing protein, giving the protein MRRSRARSVPALKDSKLNKVTVLVHEGDMVLKGAVEQPIHRRLAEKPTESVSGVAAITNLLKVVGAPRPDREIEKDVLAYLKWAPYVDLDQIDYKVENGVVKLKGPVDHYANIFMMVSDIEKIRGVLDVDASEVQPTKAQKRA; this is encoded by the coding sequence ATGCGTCGAAGCCGCGCTCGCTCGGTCCCGGCCCTGAAGGACAGTAAGCTCAACAAAGTTACCGTATTGGTTCATGAGGGCGATATGGTGTTGAAAGGGGCAGTCGAGCAGCCGATACACCGGCGATTGGCCGAGAAGCCGACCGAATCGGTCTCCGGGGTTGCAGCAATTACGAACCTACTGAAAGTGGTCGGCGCCCCAAGGCCGGATCGTGAAATAGAAAAAGACGTCTTGGCTTATCTGAAATGGGCGCCGTACGTCGATCTGGACCAAATCGACTACAAGGTCGAAAACGGGGTCGTCAAACTGAAAGGGCCGGTGGATCACTACGCCAACATTTTCATGATGGTGAGCGATATCGAGAAGATTCGCGGAGTCCTAGACGTGGATGCGTCCGAAGTGCAACCGACGAAGGCCCAGAAACGGGCCTGA
- a CDS encoding BACON domain-containing protein, with the protein MLFQALWLYREWWRLYLLLVLTIGTQVLFASESRAFSLSPSQLTFTATAGAGAPASQTLSLTASGSNEYQCESNASWLKLSTNYGVLSGESAQISVSVNTSGMSAGIYTAQVQFWVYGGQDPNTYTPAITVTLNLTSGSGSGSSTNPMISITPTNLNFSGTVGGSNPSAQRINLTNPGGGTLSWNIASSEPWLLVTPLSGTTTTEADRPTVTANISGLAAGTYNGVLTVSGNASNSPQQIPVTLTLGSGPSPTQPPPTTSGLSANPPSIMISVPEGTTDQQLFSFDISSSGTSTGWTINDPAYWMLRDPTSGTTPSKVYGYVFPGGLAVGTYTATFVITPSNSTLSPLSVPVTLTVGNGGSASQSPILTVNPTSLNFSYSSGNQSSISQALNISNTGGGTLSWTLSESASWLSASPRSGTGSGTSTITVAGGLAAGTYTTNITVSASGASGSPRTIPVTVTVGATSTSVNLSWDANSESDLASYKVYYGTSPGNYTTNINVGKVTNYTVNGLATGRTYYFAVTALDNAGNESGFSNEASAQR; encoded by the coding sequence ATGCTGTTCCAAGCTCTTTGGCTCTACAGAGAATGGTGGCGCTTGTACCTATTGCTCGTCCTGACCATAGGAACGCAAGTCCTGTTTGCATCGGAGAGTCGCGCGTTTTCGTTGAGCCCATCCCAACTGACGTTCACCGCCACAGCGGGAGCCGGCGCGCCGGCGAGCCAGACCCTGTCGTTGACCGCGTCTGGTTCCAACGAATATCAGTGCGAATCAAACGCGTCTTGGCTGAAGCTCTCTACAAACTACGGGGTTTTGTCGGGCGAATCAGCTCAAATTTCGGTGTCAGTGAACACATCCGGGATGTCAGCGGGCATTTACACTGCGCAGGTTCAGTTCTGGGTATACGGTGGGCAGGATCCCAACACCTATACTCCCGCCATCACAGTTACACTCAACCTCACGTCGGGCAGCGGGAGTGGATCAAGTACAAACCCAATGATCAGCATCACACCGACAAACCTGAACTTCTCGGGGACAGTTGGCGGGAGCAACCCATCGGCACAGAGGATCAACCTGACCAATCCCGGCGGCGGCACCTTGAGCTGGAACATCGCCTCCAGCGAGCCCTGGCTGCTCGTGACGCCACTTTCAGGAACGACCACGACCGAAGCAGACAGGCCCACTGTGACGGCCAATATTTCAGGTCTGGCGGCCGGCACTTATAACGGGGTTCTCACGGTAAGCGGCAACGCCTCGAACAGCCCACAGCAGATTCCCGTGACACTGACGCTAGGGTCAGGACCGTCTCCGACTCAGCCACCGCCCACGACCTCGGGACTGAGTGCCAACCCTCCGAGCATCATGATCTCTGTTCCGGAGGGAACGACCGACCAACAGCTCTTTAGCTTTGACATCAGCAGTTCAGGCACAAGCACCGGTTGGACGATTAACGATCCTGCTTATTGGATGCTCCGAGATCCGACCTCCGGCACCACGCCTTCGAAAGTGTATGGGTACGTATTCCCTGGAGGCCTAGCCGTCGGCACCTATACCGCGACATTTGTAATTACTCCCTCGAATTCCACTCTCTCGCCCCTCTCAGTTCCCGTGACATTAACGGTCGGGAATGGAGGTTCCGCGAGCCAATCGCCTATCCTCACCGTGAATCCGACAAGTCTTAATTTCAGCTACTCATCAGGCAACCAGTCGTCTATCAGTCAGGCGTTGAACATCAGCAATACAGGCGGCGGGACTCTGAGTTGGACGCTTTCTGAATCGGCCTCCTGGCTGTCGGCGAGCCCACGCTCGGGGACCGGATCCGGCACATCGACCATCACCGTTGCCGGCGGATTGGCAGCAGGAACCTATACGACAAACATTACGGTTTCTGCCTCCGGAGCCTCGGGATCTCCCCGGACAATCCCGGTGACCGTGACGGTCGGCGCCACTTCCACGTCGGTCAACCTTTCGTGGGATGCCAACTCAGAATCGGACCTGGCTTCCTATAAGGTCTACTACGGGACGTCGCCAGGCAACTACACGACTAACATCAATGTCGGGAAAGTCACAAATTACACCGTGAATGGCCTGGCGACGGGCCGGACTTATTATTTTGCGGTTACGGCGCTGGACAATGCGGGTAATGAGAGCGGCTTTTCTAATGAAGCGAGCGCTCAGCGTTGA
- a CDS encoding DEAD/DEAH box helicase: MTTEELEQLMVQQPLGLLHRLARGRIPRHFRMGKRRLIEALLRHSADNRSGFESDLQALIGDRAQRDRQQPHGRQHAQPAAHSHPGRTAASKARVHEPEPREPGVTLGAFLEGIGVPEPAPFVPDPWQEEALEALVETDVIVSVPTGSGKTYVAVEAARRAIDANRTVIYTSPLKALSNTKFTEFSRIFGPEQVGILTGDRQDNAQAPLLIMTTEILRNLLYDAAGGEIDLRLDQLGLVILDESQYLADPERGVVWEETIIFCPAQARLLLLSASIGNPQDIADWLTHIRPSPCRLVRHARRSVPLRAGYLHPNGKLTPLFRTVGIPPGHGHHLHPETLRLFQQYEQETLGHRG; this comes from the coding sequence GTGACAACCGAGGAACTGGAACAACTCATGGTGCAACAGCCGTTGGGCCTGCTGCACCGCCTGGCTCGCGGACGCATTCCACGTCATTTCCGAATGGGAAAGCGGCGCCTGATCGAGGCCCTGCTCAGACATTCGGCCGACAATCGTTCCGGCTTTGAATCGGACTTGCAAGCCCTTATCGGCGATCGCGCCCAACGGGACCGGCAGCAGCCTCACGGCCGGCAGCACGCACAGCCGGCTGCGCATTCGCACCCTGGGCGCACAGCGGCCTCCAAGGCCCGAGTCCACGAGCCGGAACCGCGCGAGCCCGGCGTCACGCTCGGAGCCTTTCTGGAGGGAATCGGTGTCCCGGAGCCAGCGCCTTTTGTGCCGGACCCCTGGCAGGAGGAGGCGCTGGAGGCGCTGGTCGAGACCGACGTCATCGTCAGCGTCCCGACCGGCAGCGGCAAGACCTACGTGGCGGTCGAAGCCGCGCGTCGCGCGATCGACGCCAACCGGACCGTGATCTACACGTCGCCGCTGAAAGCGCTGTCGAACACGAAGTTCACTGAGTTTTCCCGGATCTTCGGACCGGAGCAGGTGGGCATCCTCACAGGAGATCGGCAGGATAATGCGCAGGCTCCGCTGTTGATCATGACCACGGAGATCCTGCGGAACCTGCTCTACGACGCGGCGGGAGGAGAGATCGACCTTCGCCTCGACCAGCTAGGATTAGTGATTCTGGATGAATCACAATACCTGGCCGATCCCGAGCGGGGCGTCGTCTGGGAGGAGACCATCATTTTTTGTCCGGCGCAAGCCAGGCTGCTGTTGCTCTCGGCCTCGATCGGGAACCCGCAGGACATCGCCGACTGGTTGACGCACATTCGGCCTTCTCCCTGCCGGCTGGTGAGACATGCGCGGCGTTCGGTCCCGCTGCGCGCCGGATACCTGCATCCCAACGGCAAGCTCACGCCGTTGTTCCGCACCGTCGGGATTCCTCCCGGACACGGCCATCATCTGCACCCCGAAACCCTTCGCTTGTTCCAACAGTACGAACAAGAGACCCTGGGGCATCGGGGCTGA
- a CDS encoding helicase-related protein, with the protein MAPSIHPADLLSTLRHKHLTPAIVFLTSRRACDDAMQALALLPSAIPPDRQEAIARVLDGVTAEFPSIAEHPLRETVQRTGVAAHHAGHLPSWKIAVEELMRRGCLDAVFATTTLAAGVDFPARTVVITQSSVRKARDFTDLTVSEIQQLSGRAGRRGKDLVGFAVVTPSPYIDLRHIAKGLTGHPEPIDSQFVITYPMVLNLLKAHPLDHIQAILAKSFAQFQLDQRAERLQEKLDTLEVQMAPYGPRECTDWITQWHHFDTARRRKPHRPSVHKQDPPEVAARLPFLTPGRLVSLGKARAIVLREYRSRGQRSPMLTVLRSEGSITEIPVTFVAEVLDRTFEVKETRAYPWTTPETIQGLVDELAELPTRVPALPILVSEQADQIPDELIAQTLDDFPCPTCPSRHACQKDHPTALKLRQEIARTTKAIQALRTSLWHRFQEKVEVLQQLGYLTPAAQLTADGEWARLIRIDHSLLITELIRAEAFSAIEPALLAAVMASIAHDDDRPGAFPRASAGLSTVLNQVRRLAHELAAFDDPPLLRGDIAALTERWVGDPALTWIGLCRATTMAEGDMYRLFARTLEYLSQIESLRSSHPSLADTAARAIANLRRGVLEELP; encoded by the coding sequence ATGGCCCCGTCGATTCATCCGGCTGACCTGCTGTCAACCCTCCGGCATAAGCATCTGACGCCCGCCATCGTCTTTTTGACCTCGCGACGCGCCTGCGACGACGCCATGCAGGCGCTGGCGCTACTGCCTTCGGCCATCCCGCCGGATCGACAAGAGGCCATCGCGAGAGTCCTCGACGGTGTGACGGCCGAATTTCCCAGCATCGCCGAACATCCGCTGCGCGAGACCGTGCAGCGGACCGGCGTCGCCGCGCACCATGCCGGCCATCTGCCGTCCTGGAAGATCGCGGTCGAGGAGCTGATGCGCCGGGGCTGTCTCGACGCGGTCTTCGCCACCACGACCCTGGCGGCCGGCGTCGACTTTCCCGCGCGCACCGTCGTCATCACGCAGTCCAGCGTGCGGAAGGCCCGCGACTTTACGGATCTCACCGTGAGCGAGATCCAACAATTGTCCGGACGCGCCGGCCGGCGCGGCAAGGATCTGGTCGGGTTTGCCGTCGTGACTCCCTCCCCCTATATCGACCTTCGCCATATCGCCAAGGGACTCACAGGACACCCGGAGCCGATCGACAGCCAATTCGTGATCACCTACCCGATGGTCCTCAACCTGCTGAAGGCCCATCCGCTCGATCATATCCAGGCCATCCTCGCCAAGAGCTTCGCCCAGTTCCAGCTCGATCAACGGGCCGAGCGGCTCCAGGAAAAACTCGATACGTTGGAAGTACAGATGGCGCCCTACGGTCCGCGCGAGTGCACGGACTGGATCACCCAGTGGCACCACTTCGACACGGCGCGTCGCCGGAAGCCGCACCGCCCCTCCGTCCACAAGCAGGACCCGCCCGAAGTCGCGGCGCGACTCCCCTTCCTCACGCCCGGCCGCCTGGTGAGTCTCGGGAAAGCCCGCGCGATCGTGCTGCGCGAATACCGCAGCCGGGGGCAGCGCAGCCCCATGCTCACCGTGTTGAGGAGCGAGGGGTCCATCACCGAAATTCCGGTCACCTTCGTCGCCGAGGTGCTCGATCGCACGTTCGAGGTCAAGGAGACCCGCGCCTATCCTTGGACCACACCCGAGACCATCCAAGGTCTGGTCGACGAATTGGCGGAATTGCCCACGCGCGTGCCGGCGCTGCCGATCCTCGTCTCCGAACAGGCGGACCAGATTCCCGATGAATTGATTGCGCAAACCCTGGATGATTTTCCCTGCCCGACCTGCCCGTCGCGCCATGCCTGCCAGAAGGACCATCCGACGGCGCTCAAGCTCCGGCAGGAGATCGCCAGGACGACCAAAGCGATTCAAGCGCTTCGCACGAGCCTCTGGCACCGATTCCAGGAAAAGGTGGAAGTGCTCCAGCAGTTGGGGTATTTGACGCCGGCGGCGCAACTGACTGCGGACGGTGAATGGGCGCGGTTGATCAGGATCGATCACTCGCTGTTGATCACCGAGCTGATCCGAGCCGAGGCCTTCTCCGCGATCGAGCCGGCCTTGCTCGCGGCCGTGATGGCGAGCATCGCCCACGACGACGACCGGCCCGGCGCCTTTCCCCGCGCGAGCGCAGGACTCAGCACGGTTCTGAATCAGGTGCGACGGCTGGCGCATGAACTGGCCGCCTTCGATGACCCGCCTTTGCTCCGGGGCGACATCGCCGCGCTGACGGAACGGTGGGTGGGCGACCCGGCGTTGACCTGGATCGGCCTCTGCCGTGCGACCACCATGGCCGAAGGGGATATGTATCGGCTGTTCGCCCGCACCTTGGAATATCTGTCCCAGATCGAGAGCCTGCGCTCTTCGCACCCAAGTCTGGCCGACACCGCGGCCCGCGCCATCGCCAACTTGCGTCGAGGCGTGCTGGAGGAATTGCCGTGA
- the glgC gene encoding glucose-1-phosphate adenylyltransferase, protein MRDLFTMILAGGKGERLHPLTDQRAKPAVPFGGKYRIIDITLSNCINSGLRQIAVLIQYKSHSLDRHIRMGWNIFSTELGEYIISVPPQQRISEDWYKGTADAVYQNLFLLDNEQSPYLLILAGDHIYKMNYADMYQFMLEKEADAVVGAIECPLAEATRFGVIGVDEEYRIQRFDEKPSNPMSIPGDPAQAFISMGIYLFKTDVIREHLLKDARAGTTHDFGKNIIPRMIADQRVFAFKFQDRNKKSVHYWRDIGTLDAYWEANMDLVSVDPLFNLYDQHWPIRTYQGQYPPAKFVFAQDYQGGRMGIALDSVVSGGCIISGARVQNCVLSPNVRVEDHADLRESVVMENVVIGQHARIRRAIIDKDVTIPPHTEIGYDREADRQRFTITESGLVVISKGMKVHGPVDSSG, encoded by the coding sequence ATGCGGGACCTGTTCACGATGATCCTCGCCGGAGGCAAGGGCGAGCGGCTCCATCCCCTGACCGACCAACGGGCCAAACCGGCGGTGCCCTTCGGCGGAAAGTACCGGATCATCGACATCACGTTGAGCAACTGCATCAACTCAGGCCTGCGCCAAATCGCCGTGCTGATCCAGTACAAGTCCCATTCGCTCGACCGGCACATCCGCATGGGATGGAACATTTTCAGCACCGAGCTGGGCGAATACATCATCTCGGTGCCGCCCCAGCAGCGAATCAGCGAGGATTGGTACAAGGGCACCGCGGACGCGGTCTACCAGAATCTGTTTCTTCTCGATAACGAACAATCCCCGTATCTGCTCATCCTGGCCGGCGACCATATCTATAAAATGAACTACGCGGACATGTACCAGTTCATGCTGGAGAAAGAGGCGGACGCGGTCGTCGGCGCCATCGAATGCCCCCTGGCCGAGGCGACCCGGTTCGGCGTGATCGGCGTCGATGAGGAATATCGGATCCAGCGCTTCGATGAGAAGCCGAGCAACCCCATGTCGATCCCGGGCGATCCCGCGCAGGCGTTCATCTCCATGGGCATCTATCTCTTCAAGACCGATGTCATCCGGGAGCATCTCCTCAAGGACGCCAGGGCCGGCACCACGCACGATTTCGGCAAGAACATCATTCCCCGCATGATCGCCGATCAACGGGTGTTCGCCTTCAAGTTTCAGGATCGCAACAAAAAGTCGGTGCACTATTGGCGGGACATCGGCACCCTCGATGCCTATTGGGAAGCCAATATGGATCTAGTCTCGGTCGATCCGCTGTTCAACCTGTACGACCAGCACTGGCCGATCCGGACTTATCAAGGGCAGTACCCGCCAGCCAAATTCGTCTTCGCGCAGGATTACCAGGGCGGCCGCATGGGGATCGCGCTCGATTCCGTCGTCTCGGGCGGCTGTATTATTTCGGGCGCGCGCGTGCAGAACTGCGTGTTGTCTCCGAACGTGCGGGTGGAAGACCACGCTGATCTGCGCGAATCCGTGGTGATGGAAAACGTGGTGATCGGCCAGCATGCGCGCATCCGCCGGGCGATCATCGACAAGGATGTGACCATCCCCCCGCATACGGAAATCGGCTATGACCGCGAGGCCGATCGGCAACGGTTCACGATCACGGAATCGGGGCTGGTCGTCATCTCCAAAGGAATGAAAGTGCATGGCCCCGTCGATTCATCCGGCTGA